One Eurosta solidaginis isolate ZX-2024a chromosome 1, ASM4086904v1, whole genome shotgun sequence genomic window, GCTATTTATAgggaaatttggaattttgtcAGGAAATAtaaatttggttatagccgtgaacagccttTCGCAAGTGATCAACGGCGTCGttaatagcagccacctccgcctgaaagacgctgcaattatcgggtaggctaaaggataaattccaccctagttgaggtgcaaagacaccgctaaCCACCCTATTATCCAGTTGGGAGCCGTTAGTATATATCTGCagtccggcggctccttcaaccaataatccctatttGGGATAACAAACTCATACTTCATATCGAAAAGGGCAATAGTCCGACGAAtgcgaatccagattcttaaggatggctgcgATGTCGATTGGTGTGATGTCGATTTTACCCTAGCAGACAACTGCTTAATTTAGGCAAATGAAAAGACCCTATGGTGAGATGCGACAATTTATAACTCAAACGGTTGATTAGGGCTGTGTACCATCAGCCAATCAACGAAATCCATAAAAGGTCGATAAAGTCGCTATAAACCATTCTCTATAGATGGTGGGGACCATTGTCTATTGATGCTGGGATTCAGTCTCTCACACAATACGCTAGATATGTAGAACCTTATATACAATACCAAGCACACCAATCCTGGGATGATTACTAGCTCGTTTTCGTGGAATTAGTAAAGCACATTCAAGTTCCAATCATCTGTTGCATGTTGATGCTTATTTATAAAGGTTAGCTTAAGCCAGCTGGATAATTGTGATACCACTCATTTATATATGTAGAGAGTTTAACCAATTTGTCCAGCTAATGTAGCGCATAATGTTTTTGCATTCAGCAGGGTTAAGTTCCGCTAAACAGTCGACGAAGTGTCAATttattaagctggagtcattggtgccgtttgtcgtatcgctgtagtcgtatccctaacgtattcagctgtttatcgttacgacggtaaaccaaaacccaatttgttggctacgatacggttacgaccttagcggcaccaataatcgattgcattgattctcataaggttggtcgaatcagctgtaaaaaggttaccgatacggttaccgataaagcaccaatgtctccagctttagagcGGATGACACAGCAGAAAGTCTGCAAAGGAAGTGCTCAACAGTTCTCTTTTCTCTTCGCCAATACGAACCTGACAGAAACCATTCATTGAAATTATCATGCGCTCACAATGTATCCCCATCAGACAGAGGCCCATTAATATCCCATTCAATCTACTCAACAAGAGGCGATTGATTTTCCTAAGACAGCTTTGACAGCTTTGACTGCTTTCGCTTGAAATACGTTAAAACTTTTTGCCAGGACTTTAAGCTACTATGGAGCTTGGAGCTATCCGCGAAGACGGCTGTGGACACAGTTATAATGCGAACCGTGTGCTGCAAATTACTCAGCCTGGGGTGTCAGAGGCAGGAAATCTCATTTAGCTGCTAATCCAAGCATGACAGATCAGTCCAACTCTCTCGTTATGCCGTGGTCAATAGGCGCACATACATTCGAAACCACGCTATTGAGACTGCTAGCAAAGCCACTAAAACAGACCCCATTACGCACCCACATACTTTGTTTACTATCTTTCGATATGAACCTCTTAATTTATATTCTTACCTATTGCGGACCAGGACTAGATCTCCTTGTGGATaccccagctggttagggggcttagaatatacccgcggtaggtatgcctgtcgtaagagccgactaaaataccaaattgattgaagGGGTTGTGGAGCGCAACCCTATCAAGGGGTTACCAgtgcaatatatagtttctccaacccaattgtcagcctcggtggcgaaacctgtttcattaagagccgaagctctggcgaccccaagttcctcatggaactagggggaggGCGCgaaggcctagaaggtttaatgtggtcatataaatcgtttccgagatggtcgggctagtaccttaatggtgctttgttaccgaaatgtaccggatctatatccggcaaaggaccatcaacatcgataacactccccaaagccttcggggagtgtctttatcgttaatacaacaacaacaacagggccttcggagagtgtccttttcgctacaacaacaacaacatctccgCTTGGAAGAAGAGTTTTCGATGTCATCCAAAAGAGCAAAGAGACCTCCCTCTCTTTTAACCAATCCAGGAAATGGAACTTCCATCTATGTTCCATCTATGTACAAGTTTACTCATCTAAGGGTGTAAATGAGaacatctttttttattttaaataaaattaagatttaatAAAATTCGCGTTATTCGCTTGGAAAATATTAATTTCATTGTATTTTAATATCTTTCCATATGCTACTTCTAAGAGTGTCTAAAAACTGGATGGGCCGATGAAACAACTTAGATTAAGAGTGTGTAAATATGACATAATAAAATATACCCACTGGGAAAACTTAAAACCTAATTTACTACTACTTTTAAGCTGAGTTCAATTGAGTTATTTGTTCGTTTGTTTTAACTTAAAAGTCTTTCGTCGTTAGAAGGCTACGCAGGCGACGCGATATCTCATTGTAATTGCGTTCCTTCCATTGTGCATTAATTTTGATTGTTTCCAAAGCCTGACGGACACTCTGTTCCAATTTGTGCAGCAAGTGTTTATTTTCAACACAGAAACTGAGCATTCTCTCGTATTCGCGCTGACTGCTCATTTGGTTGGCGATAGGTGAGAGCAAGCGTCGAAGTTCTGAACTATTTGGCTCGAAGCTATAAAATGGAAATAGTAGAAGAAAAATTGCCGAAAAAACGTCATTAATATCTCTACTGAAAAGCTCCATTAACATCATTATCACTTACTATTCATGCAGATACTCAATATTGGTAATGAAATAGTCACGCGCCAAATGAAAACCAACTTCTCCATGCGCCACTGCACCAAATGCAAATGTAGAGTCTTGTCTGCGTATATGCTTTTCGTTGTCGAATGCCCATTCCAAATAACGTTGCAGTATCCAAATTTCACGTGAGCAACCCAAGGCGGAGATTATCGTACGTTTTTCAGCAGCCACATTGGAGTTCTTATAGCGTGACCAAAGGAATTGCCAATCATCTTCATTGCCATGCCTTATCGACGTACAGTAAACGACGGAGCGCAGATCCTTTGGCACCGGATTAACTTCATCGGGATTGTGCACGGCACGCCATTGCTTAAAGTAATCCTGAGCTCTTGGTATGCAATCTTCAACTTCAAAACGACACGCCCAGCTGGCGATGAGCTCCTTGTGTAGAATGGTGTGGGGTGCGGTTTTAGCTTCGTCGGTCACATTCAAACCGCCGAGGTAAACGTAAATTGGAGAAAGTATTTTGCGCATATATTTCTGAAAATCGGAAGAAAAGGTTAAGAAATCGGTAATATAGTGGTATATCTGTAGCTGCAAGTTAAGAGAAGAATAATGGGAAACTACATATAATTTGACAAGGGAGCGTTTAAcccgatatgtatgtatgttccatTCGAAATATCAACTTCCATTACCTCGGACAGACTAATGAGTGCACGTGTACCCCAGTCGCTTTGTTTGCAGAACTGGACATCGACAAAATAAGTTTGAAGCTAAAACTTTCTTCTACATCCTGACAGCGCACATTGTAGACACCCATAAGAATGCTCGTTCATGCAAATAGGGCTATAgagactttgttgttgttgttatggtagcgaaaaggacactccccgaaggccttggggagtgctatcgatgttgatggtcctttgccggatgcagatcagttacgttccggtaacaagcaccattaaggcaccagcccaaccatctcgggaacgatttagtacgATCACAtaaaaccttcaaggccatcacgccctcccaccccctagatccgtgaggaacttggggtcgccagagcctcggctgttaaagtaacaggattcgccacgggtaggtgaggttgacaattaggctGGAGAAACTTTTTTAGGctagcaacaccttgaaagggttgcgctacacaccacttgaatcaatttggtattttacacctcttacgacaggcatacctgccgcgggtatattctaagccccttggCCGACTGGGGAGTATAGAGACTTGGATGATTGGTAATAAAACCGGTTGTCCAATAgcaattttgttttcataacaaagtGTTTATACATTTTTCCTGGGAGATCATCTAAATGTAATGTTGCGGGGCTATTTGTCCTGGCTATATCTATTTCGGAAACTTCTATTTTCATCCCATCAGCTACATTGAGATGTTCCTAACACCCTAAAGGTCGGCCAGCAACTTTATGGTAAACGCTTCCAGCAGGATTAAATGGGTAGAATTCAACTCTCCAGCTGTCTTTCAGACTACCTGATCATTGCAGTATTTGCGGGGCAAAAGTAATCTGCTATCGACAAGGAAACCTTTATTTTTAGCGATGGACGAGCGGATAACATATTCCTTGTCTCCAATTCAGAATTAACTCTAAACTGTCGCTGATATCTTCAGGTGATGGCCTAAT contains:
- the LOC137236437 gene encoding aminopeptidase N-like, translating into MRKILSPIYVYLGGLNVTDEAKTAPHTILHKELIASWACRFEVEDCIPRAQDYFKQWRAVHNPDEVNPVPKDLRSVVYCTSIRHGNEDDWQFLWSRYKNSNVAAEKRTIISALGCSREIWILQRYLEWAFDNEKHIRRQDSTFAFGAVAHGEVGFHLARDYFITNIEYLHEYFEPNSSELRRLLSPIANQMSSQREYERMLSFCVENKHLLHKLEQSVRQALETIKINAQWKERNYNEISRRLRSLLTTKDF